The sequence below is a genomic window from Deltaproteobacteria bacterium.
CCCCGGCCATGCGTCTGGGCGAGTGCATCGCCGACACCCGGGAAGGACGCCGGGTTCGGGAAACACTCCTGGCCCTGCACGCCGCCACCGCCCCGGTTGTCGATCTGGTCTGTCCCCTGGCGTCGCGCCTGGATGACCGCGTCCGCTATTTTTTGATCAATGCCACGCCCATTCCGGATGGTCCGGGGGCCGGCGGTTATCTCGGAGTGTCCAAGGATATCAGCGAAAAGCGCGAGCATGAGATCAGGCTCCGGCTTCTCGAAAAAGTGTTCGAGACCGTCCAGGAAGGCATCATCGTGACCGATGCCAGCGGCAACATCATGCTCGTCAACCCGGCGTTCAGCACGATCACCGGCTATGCGCGGGAAGAGGTCGTGGGTCAGAATCCGCGTCTGCTCAAGTCCGAGCACCATCCCCCGGAATTTTACGAAACCATGTGGCGCAGTCTGAACCAGGATGGCTTTTGGACCGGCGAGCTGTGGAATCGCCGCAAATCCGGCGAGGCCTACCCGGAGTGGCTGTCGATCACGGTTGTGCGGGATGGCGACGGAGACATCGTCAATTATGTCGGGGTGTTTCATGACATCACGGCCATGAGGGAAAAGGAGGAGGAGATCCTGCGCATGGCCTATTACGACGCCCTGACCGGGCTGCCCAACCGGACCATGCTCTGGGAAAAATTTGGCGTGGCCCTGCTCCGGGCGGAAAAAGTCAGTCGCTGTTATCTGGTGCTTTACGTGGACCTGGATAATTTCAAGCTGGTCAATGATTCCCTGGGTCACGAGGCCGGGGACGAGCTGCTGGTCGAGGTCGGCCGGCGTTTCCAGCGTCTGATCCGGACCGACGACGTGGTGGCCCGTCTTGGCGGCGATGAATTTGTCTTTTTGTTTTCCCTGCCCCTGGATGAATGCGTCGAGCCCCTGACCTACGCCGAACGTGTTCAAAAGGCCCTGACCGCGCCGGTGCGGGTCAAGGGGCAGGATCTGTTCGTCACGCCATCCATCGGTATTGCCCGCTACCCCGAGGACGGAGACACGATCCAGGCCCTGCTCAAGCATGCCGACCTGGCCATGTACGCGGCCAAGAGCATGGGCCGCAATCAATCGCGGCTCTTCGAGGGGGAGATGACCGCCAGGGCCTCGGCCCGATTATCCCTGGAAAACCGCCTCCGCCTTGCCCTGCGGCGGGGGGAAATTTTTCCTCTGTTCCAACCCAAGGTCAGTCTGGGCGACGGCCGGATCATCGGCGCGGAGGCGTTGGCCCGGTGGGCCACCGAGGACCGGCGGATCGTTTCGCCCGCGGACTTCATTCCCGTGGCCGAGGAGACCGGATTGGTCGTGCCCCTGGGCATGTCCATGCTCGTGCAGTCATGCCGGGCCATGCGGACCGTGGGCGAACAGGTCGGGACGCCATTGAAGGTCGCGGTCAATGTGTCCGCGCGGCAGTTCCGGCACGACGATTTCATCGACGGCGTCCGCGCCGCCGTGCGGGACGCGGGGATTTCCTTTGAGCAACTGGAGTTGGAAATCACCGAATCCGTGCTTTTGGGCGACGTGGCCCGGGTCGGCGAAACCCTCGGCGTGTTGTCCGGGCTCGGCGCGGCCATTTCCATCGACGATTTTGGCACCGGCTATTCGTCCCTGAGTTATCTGAGCCGTCTGCCCATTGACCGCATCAAGATCGACCGGTCCTTTGTTCTCCGTCTGCATGGCGAGGCCAGCGACGCCGAATTGTTGCGGGCCATCATCCACATGGGCAAGAGCCTGCGCATGCGGGTTCTGGCCGAGGGCGTCGAGACCAAGGCCGACGCGGATCTGCTGGCGGCCATGGGCTGTGACGAAGCCCAGGGTTATTACTTCGGCAAGCCCATGCCCCTGCATGAGTTGATCGTGGCCGTGAAACGCTCCTGGCTGGCCTGACGGCCCCGCTTTTCCTCCCTTCGTTTGGTTTGGCGCGGTCCTTGGCCGCGTCGAACCGGTCTTTGTGATCATCAAAACCAATCCGTTTACAAGCCTCGTATTTGTTTCCGCTATTGGACGCGGTCCGCTTTTCGGGCGTACGAACTCGGCATTTCTGGAAGAAACTCTTCTGGAGGGGCTATGGAGTTGCCGTTTGTCTGTCCGGTCGTGGGCCGTGTTTTTTCGTCTTCCCGTTGGGAAACGCGGGACTTGGCCGTGGTTTTGGACGCGGACGGGAAAAAATGTCTGAGGGGCAGGGTGCGGGTCGCGTGTCCGCTGTGTGGCGGTTGGCACGACTTTGCGCCGGAGGAATTGGCCTGCCCATTGGCCGGTGCCGTGCCGGACGCGGGCGAGGATCGTAACGGGAAAGGAGGAGCGTGATGTCGCGGGGAGTGAAGAATGTTTTTGCCACCGGCGCGGGAATTATCGCCGTGGGGGCGTTGATCGGAGTCGTGGCCGCGTTGCTGCAGAAATTCGGCAATCCGGC
It includes:
- a CDS encoding bifunctional diguanylate cyclase/phosphodiesterase, which codes for MRMAVWRRKSGLEAIMVHLIMMLFLCVGGLAAMLVFNAAMHHRMQAFVDLQERHHTIGHVGLIIGKQTARAQIGFQRMLLVASPDDLGAAVDTVRASMDSVDRAVRFLEQGGVFVEDAGTASGTGGGSGHAFRLDAPAPDLDGVGNELRACLAALDRKLGEYHARAAGNQPGVIDRSGVPELAAMQEELTVFFGRITRRSDELSARSMGAARGVLAELHRVEGLHDRMLTVALGASIVLQLLIGGVVMRSAARILADRANARRELESLNERLEERVAARTGELAVSEARLRNIALISGDIIWQTDATGRFVFLAGQHEKLLGVSLTEAPAMRLGECIADTREGRRVRETLLALHAATAPVVDLVCPLASRLDDRVRYFLINATPIPDGPGAGGYLGVSKDISEKREHEIRLRLLEKVFETVQEGIIVTDASGNIMLVNPAFSTITGYAREEVVGQNPRLLKSEHHPPEFYETMWRSLNQDGFWTGELWNRRKSGEAYPEWLSITVVRDGDGDIVNYVGVFHDITAMREKEEEILRMAYYDALTGLPNRTMLWEKFGVALLRAEKVSRCYLVLYVDLDNFKLVNDSLGHEAGDELLVEVGRRFQRLIRTDDVVARLGGDEFVFLFSLPLDECVEPLTYAERVQKALTAPVRVKGQDLFVTPSIGIARYPEDGDTIQALLKHADLAMYAAKSMGRNQSRLFEGEMTARASARLSLENRLRLALRRGEIFPLFQPKVSLGDGRIIGAEALARWATEDRRIVSPADFIPVAEETGLVVPLGMSMLVQSCRAMRTVGEQVGTPLKVAVNVSARQFRHDDFIDGVRAAVRDAGISFEQLELEITESVLLGDVARVGETLGVLSGLGAAISIDDFGTGYSSLSYLSRLPIDRIKIDRSFVLRLHGEASDAELLRAIIHMGKSLRMRVLAEGVETKADADLLAAMGCDEAQGYYFGKPMPLHELIVAVKRSWLA